In the genome of Halobacterium noricense, one region contains:
- a CDS encoding ATP-binding protein, with amino-acid sequence MDVLGRDGGKDGDEVCGRFGRYLAADRSLGARVGVDFSGPHAGVVVGKRGSGKSYTLGVLAEGLADTPGVAPVVVDPMGAFGGLGSAGVPVIEPRVRASALPPRAWCELLDLDPASPAGTLVWRAASEAETLDAMRAWVADADAAAAARRAAANHLALADSRGCFASDAPTAVDLLADGAVLDGTGLGTAALQAVVAATAAGLYQAAVDGMGGLPWLLVDEAHACASGAAAGAVDTLYTRGRAPGASVVLATQRPNALPETAISQSDLVVAHRLTSQRDVDALAATRPTYLSGSVGAKLPSRTGDALVVDDATETVCTVRVRERRTEHGGGSRVADCKEATD; translated from the coding sequence ATGGACGTGCTCGGACGCGACGGCGGGAAGGACGGGGATGAGGTTTGTGGGCGGTTCGGCCGGTATCTCGCCGCGGACCGGAGCCTCGGGGCGCGCGTCGGCGTCGATTTTTCGGGGCCGCACGCGGGCGTCGTCGTGGGCAAGCGCGGGAGCGGGAAGTCGTACACGCTCGGCGTGCTCGCCGAGGGGCTGGCGGATACGCCGGGTGTTGCGCCCGTGGTCGTCGACCCGATGGGCGCGTTCGGCGGGCTTGGGTCGGCTGGCGTGCCCGTCATCGAGCCGCGCGTCCGGGCGAGCGCGCTGCCGCCGCGAGCGTGGTGCGAGCTGCTCGACCTCGACCCGGCGAGCCCCGCGGGGACGCTCGTCTGGCGGGCGGCCAGCGAGGCGGAGACGCTGGACGCGATGCGGGCGTGGGTCGCGGACGCGGACGCTGCGGCCGCGGCGCGGCGGGCGGCCGCGAACCACCTCGCGCTCGCCGACTCGCGGGGGTGTTTCGCGTCAGATGCGCCGACCGCGGTGGACTTGCTCGCGGACGGCGCGGTACTCGATGGGACGGGGCTCGGAACGGCGGCGTTGCAGGCGGTCGTCGCGGCTACTGCGGCGGGATTATATCAGGCAGCGGTCGATGGCATGGGGGGCCTTCCGTGGCTGCTTGTAGACGAAGCGCACGCGTGCGCGAGCGGCGCGGCCGCGGGTGCGGTGGATACGTTGTATACGCGCGGTCGTGCACCCGGCGCGAGCGTCGTGCTGGCGACGCAGCGTCCGAACGCGCTGCCGGAGACCGCGATTTCGCAGTCGGATCTGGTGGTCGCGCACCGGCTCACGTCGCAGCGGGACGTGGACGCGTTGGCGGCGACGCGGCCGACGTACCTCTCGGGCTCGGTCGGTGCGAAGCTGCCGTCGCGGACCGGGGACGCGCTGGTCGTCGACGACGCGACCGAGACGGTGTGTACGGTTCGGGTGCGGGAGCGGCGGACGGAGCACGGGGGTGGGAGCCGCGTGGCCGACTGTAAGGAGGCCACGGACTGA
- a CDS encoding carboxypeptidase-like regulatory domain-containing protein — protein sequence MFDSNPLRLDQFARDERAIEGLPVRLVIAFVVGVATLSVMLSMVSGVDTLSVSELDASPEPDVVTPGDQSVDVTAVDADGDPVAGATVVVKAGTADLDGVATATTGDDGTATLDIDPQLGPNQADGTLEISVKPPSGSDYADRRENTEILVVRD from the coding sequence GTGTTCGACTCCAACCCGCTCCGGCTCGACCAGTTCGCGCGCGACGAGCGCGCAATCGAGGGGCTGCCCGTCCGGCTCGTCATCGCGTTCGTCGTCGGCGTCGCGACGCTCAGCGTCATGCTCAGCATGGTCTCGGGCGTCGACACGCTCTCGGTGAGCGAACTCGACGCCAGCCCCGAACCCGACGTCGTCACGCCCGGCGACCAGTCCGTCGACGTGACCGCGGTCGACGCGGACGGCGACCCGGTCGCGGGCGCGACAGTCGTGGTAAAAGCAGGGACCGCGGACCTCGACGGCGTGGCGACTGCAACTACGGGGGACGACGGAACTGCAACCCTCGACATCGACCCACAGCTCGGCCCGAATCAGGCCGACGGCACGCTCGAAATCTCCGTGAAGCCGCCGTCGGGGTCGGACTACGCCGACCGCCGCGAGAACACCGAGATACTCGTCGTCCGCGACTAG
- a CDS encoding protein-L-isoaspartate O-methyltransferase family protein has translation MEFAAFRAEMVDSLEHDTKAAVQAKSTARAMREVPRHEFVDGGRRAYTDQSLEHRGTRVLAPSTVGRLVDALAPEEGDDVLVVGAGVGYTAAVLAEIVGPERVHAVDIDRRVVYDARSNLADAGYGDVLVDCRDGARGLAEYAPFDRVLVEAAAVDPPATLLDQLVTGGRLVYPEGTTGQRLVAIEGRETVSVHGPVAFAPLLVDGEQASSVERNRTVREDRERAAQDAQSRTGWEQDWIDWD, from the coding sequence ATGGAGTTCGCGGCGTTCCGGGCGGAGATGGTCGACAGCCTCGAACACGACACGAAGGCCGCCGTCCAGGCGAAGTCGACCGCGCGAGCGATGCGCGAGGTGCCCCGCCACGAGTTCGTGGACGGCGGCCGGCGCGCGTACACCGACCAGTCGCTGGAGCACCGCGGGACGCGCGTGCTCGCGCCCTCTACCGTGGGCCGGCTGGTGGACGCCCTCGCACCCGAGGAGGGCGACGACGTGCTCGTCGTGGGCGCGGGCGTCGGGTACACGGCGGCCGTGCTCGCGGAAATCGTCGGCCCGGAGCGCGTCCACGCCGTCGACATCGACCGCCGCGTCGTCTACGACGCGCGCTCGAACCTCGCAGACGCCGGCTACGGCGACGTGCTCGTCGACTGCCGGGACGGCGCGCGCGGATTGGCCGAGTACGCGCCGTTCGACCGCGTGCTCGTGGAAGCCGCGGCCGTCGACCCGCCCGCGACACTGCTCGACCAGCTCGTGACTGGGGGCCGGCTCGTCTATCCGGAGGGGACGACCGGCCAGCGACTCGTCGCGATAGAGGGGCGTGAGACGGTCTCGGTGCACGGCCCCGTCGCGTTCGCGCCGCTGCTCGTCGACGGCGAGCAGGCTAGTTCCGTCGAGCGCAATCGGACTGTTCGGGAGGACCGCGAGCGCGCCGCCCAGGACGCCCAGTCCCGGACGGGCTGGGAGCAGGACTGGATCGACTGGGACTAG
- a CDS encoding methyltransferase domain-containing protein → MDYRELLLLRAARETGVLDALVSNAYTVDDVARETGVTERAARVTVDALLDMGLLEEVEEGVEPTNRMLGFVTKTDVRSIGRLPHELDTVEALVDLPETMQTGAVPERAGSWTRNRLGAQAAEDDASVRAAVTAAVREHPDAEGVLVVADGPGRHAVEFARRGFDATLLDTRAVVDAVDPLLERERVDLVAGDPLEGVEGVGGGFDIVFHAGVAREYGPDDNRRLLSAASDAAAENALAIHVDTFRNGTPDAAVAAELLATTEHGGCYEEGAVGEWFADAGFADVRAGDVPGTDYRFVAGRRRATQ, encoded by the coding sequence ATGGATTACCGCGAGCTGTTGCTGTTGCGGGCGGCCCGGGAGACGGGCGTGCTGGACGCGCTCGTCTCGAACGCGTACACAGTAGATGACGTCGCGCGCGAGACGGGCGTGACCGAGCGCGCTGCGCGCGTGACCGTGGACGCACTCCTCGACATGGGCCTGCTGGAAGAGGTCGAGGAGGGCGTGGAGCCGACGAATCGAATGCTGGGGTTCGTGACGAAGACCGACGTGCGCTCTATCGGGCGACTACCGCACGAACTCGACACCGTGGAGGCGCTGGTCGACCTCCCGGAGACGATGCAGACCGGGGCGGTGCCGGAGCGAGCAGGGAGCTGGACGCGGAACCGGCTCGGCGCGCAGGCTGCCGAAGACGACGCCAGCGTTCGCGCAGCCGTCACCGCGGCCGTTCGTGAGCATCCCGACGCGGAGGGCGTGCTCGTGGTCGCGGACGGGCCGGGTCGGCACGCCGTGGAGTTCGCGCGACGTGGGTTCGACGCGACGCTACTCGACACGCGAGCGGTCGTGGACGCCGTCGACCCGCTGCTGGAGCGCGAGCGCGTGGACCTCGTCGCCGGCGACCCGCTAGAGGGCGTTGAGGGCGTCGGCGGTGGATTCGACATCGTCTTCCACGCGGGCGTGGCGCGCGAGTACGGCCCGGACGACAATCGCCGGCTGCTGTCGGCCGCCAGCGACGCCGCCGCCGAGAACGCGCTCGCGATTCACGTCGACACGTTCCGGAACGGAACGCCGGACGCCGCGGTCGCCGCGGAGTTGCTCGCGACGACCGAGCACGGCGGCTGTTACGAGGAGGGCGCGGTCGGCGAGTGGTTCGCGGACGCGGGGTTCGCGGACGTCCGCGCGGGCGACGTACCCGGCACGGACTACCGGTTCGTCGCCGGCCGGAGGCGGGCCACTCAATAG
- a CDS encoding AbrB/MazE/SpoVT family DNA-binding domain-containing protein yields the protein MAKVDSKGRIVLPQELRERLGITPGTEVEIHEEDGKAVVTSEDDPAEIIERMEQLVEEAASKRADTEPLSEGVDPVARKHRAAVRNGAEHTRDE from the coding sequence ATGGCGAAGGTGGATTCGAAAGGGCGAATCGTCCTCCCGCAGGAACTGCGAGAGCGACTCGGCATCACTCCCGGGACGGAGGTCGAAATCCACGAAGAGGACGGGAAGGCCGTCGTCACATCCGAAGACGACCCGGCAGAGATCATCGAACGCATGGAACAACTCGTCGAAGAAGCGGCTTCGAAGCGAGCGGACACAGAGCCCCTTTCCGAAGGCGTCGATCCGGTCGCTCGAAAGCACAGAGCGGCTGTTCGAAACGGAGCAGAGCACACCCGCGATGAGTGA
- a CDS encoding protein-L-isoaspartate(D-aspartate) O-methyltransferase, which produces MTDEESDTGDDFERERDDLANALAARPNVTERVADAIRAVPRHEFVPVEHRDGAYDDRPLPIGEGQTVSAPHVVAIIASELDLREGDDVLEIGTGCGYHAAVTAELVGPEHVYSVEYVEDLAERARENLARAGYGDVAVRQGDGHDGWPEHAPYDAAYLTCAAPEFPDAVVEQAREGGRLVGPIGDVSQRLVRAEKTDEGGLVESDEGPVRFVRMQGGE; this is translated from the coding sequence ATGACCGACGAGGAATCTGATACTGGCGACGACTTCGAGCGCGAGCGCGACGACCTCGCGAACGCGCTCGCGGCCCGACCGAACGTCACCGAGCGCGTCGCGGACGCGATTCGCGCGGTGCCACGCCACGAGTTCGTTCCCGTAGAGCACCGCGACGGGGCGTACGACGACCGCCCGCTCCCAATCGGGGAGGGCCAGACCGTCAGCGCACCGCACGTGGTCGCCATCATCGCGAGCGAACTCGACCTCCGCGAGGGCGACGACGTGCTCGAAATCGGGACGGGGTGTGGCTACCACGCCGCCGTCACCGCCGAACTCGTCGGCCCAGAGCACGTCTACTCCGTCGAGTACGTCGAGGACCTCGCGGAGCGAGCGCGCGAGAATCTCGCCCGCGCTGGCTACGGCGACGTGGCGGTCCGGCAGGGCGACGGCCACGACGGCTGGCCCGAGCACGCGCCCTACGACGCCGCGTATCTGACGTGTGCCGCGCCCGAATTTCCGGACGCGGTCGTCGAACAGGCGCGAGAGGGCGGTCGGCTGGTCGGCCCGATTGGCGACGTCAGCCAGCGCCTCGTCCGCGCGGAGAAAACTGACGAGGGCGGGCTCGTCGAATCCGACGAAGGCCCCGTGCGGTTCGTGCGGATGCAGGGCGGCGAGTAG
- a CDS encoding HVO_0476 family zinc finger protein: MSENVGEHVPFECPSCSPDLETVHEVLTTGGGNATVKCTDCGHVHKEPVEEETTVSVDVVVSQDGESFTGTAEFDPEETIYEGDEFVVETEAVIAQVRVTSIEAGPEDRTTRADAADVDTVWTREVGNVSVDITINPKEDSEEGSRSIEVHVPGDYEFTVGETEEFGEEAFTITGIHVRENAIDSYKFPKLGDEGDMVFAKDVKRVYGDDETSGAWSPW; the protein is encoded by the coding sequence ATGAGCGAAAACGTCGGGGAGCACGTCCCCTTCGAGTGTCCGTCGTGTTCGCCGGACCTCGAAACCGTCCACGAGGTACTCACTACTGGTGGCGGGAACGCGACCGTGAAGTGTACCGACTGCGGCCACGTCCACAAGGAGCCCGTCGAGGAGGAGACCACCGTCAGCGTCGACGTCGTCGTCTCGCAGGACGGCGAGTCCTTCACGGGGACCGCGGAGTTCGACCCGGAGGAGACCATCTACGAGGGCGACGAGTTCGTCGTGGAGACCGAGGCAGTCATCGCGCAGGTGCGCGTGACGAGCATCGAGGCCGGGCCGGAGGACCGCACGACGCGCGCCGACGCCGCCGACGTCGATACCGTGTGGACGCGCGAGGTCGGCAACGTCAGCGTCGACATCACCATCAACCCCAAAGAGGACAGCGAGGAGGGCAGCCGGAGCATCGAAGTCCACGTCCCCGGGGATTACGAGTTCACGGTCGGCGAGACCGAGGAGTTCGGCGAGGAGGCGTTCACCATCACCGGCATCCACGTCCGGGAGAACGCAATTGACAGCTACAAGTTCCCGAAGCTCGGCGACGAGGGCGACATGGTGTTCGCGAAGGACGTCAAGCGCGTCTACGGCGACGACGAGACCAGCGGTGCCTGGTCCCCCTGGTAG
- a CDS encoding aminopeptidase — translation MTDLRAAAETAVEQCLGLEADESCVIVTDDERQPIGDALYDVASEITDATILRYPPGDQHGEEPPSPVAAAMLDADVFLAPTTKSLSHTRARGAANDAGARGATLPGITADVFTTGLDADYETIRQHCEDVLAQVEGADELRVTTPAGTDITFGPGDREWRDDTGIVHEPGDFSNLPAGEVFVSPENANGTYVVDGTMMPHGKLDADEQLRFEVEDGFVTDISDTQVREQVEAASEQVGRDAYNLAELGIGTNVAVTELVGSVLLDEKAAGTVHIAIGDDAGIGGDTDAPLHLDGIIREPTVFADGEEVELPSP, via the coding sequence ATGACTGACCTGCGAGCGGCCGCCGAGACCGCCGTCGAACAGTGCCTCGGCCTCGAAGCCGACGAGTCCTGCGTTATCGTCACCGACGACGAGCGCCAGCCAATCGGCGACGCGCTGTACGACGTCGCCAGCGAGATTACGGACGCGACGATTCTGCGCTACCCGCCGGGCGACCAGCACGGCGAGGAGCCGCCCAGCCCCGTCGCCGCGGCGATGCTGGACGCGGACGTGTTCCTCGCGCCGACGACGAAGAGTCTGAGTCACACGCGCGCTCGTGGCGCCGCCAACGACGCCGGCGCTCGCGGCGCGACCCTCCCCGGCATCACGGCGGACGTGTTCACGACCGGCCTCGACGCCGACTACGAGACCATCCGCCAGCACTGCGAGGACGTGCTCGCGCAAGTCGAGGGCGCTGACGAACTCCGCGTCACCACGCCCGCGGGCACGGACATCACGTTCGGGCCGGGCGACCGCGAGTGGCGCGACGACACCGGCATCGTCCACGAGCCCGGCGACTTCTCGAACCTCCCCGCGGGCGAGGTGTTCGTCTCCCCCGAAAACGCGAACGGGACGTACGTCGTGGACGGCACGATGATGCCCCACGGGAAACTGGACGCGGACGAACAGCTCCGCTTCGAGGTCGAGGACGGCTTCGTTACGGACATCTCCGACACCCAGGTCCGCGAGCAGGTCGAAGCCGCCAGCGAGCAAGTCGGCCGGGACGCCTACAACCTCGCGGAACTCGGCATCGGCACGAACGTCGCCGTCACCGAGCTCGTGGGGAGCGTCCTCCTCGACGAGAAGGCTGCGGGGACGGTCCACATCGCCATCGGCGACGACGCCGGCATCGGCGGCGACACCGACGCGCCGCTGCACCTCGACGGCATCATCCGGGAGCCCACGGTCTTTGCTGATGGAGAGGAAGTCGAACTTCCGAGTCCGTAG
- a CDS encoding AbrB/MazE/SpoVT family DNA-binding domain-containing protein gives MSTGNDAETTRVTRKGQVTIPKALREEFGLEEGDELRWEKAEDGIRVRKATRSAGRGMLVDDDVPEEKREEMAEEMAEEIREKCRTEWTPE, from the coding sequence ATGAGTACCGGAAACGACGCCGAAACCACCCGCGTCACCCGGAAAGGGCAGGTCACCATCCCGAAAGCGCTCCGCGAGGAGTTCGGCCTCGAAGAAGGCGACGAACTCCGGTGGGAGAAAGCCGAGGACGGCATCCGAGTGCGGAAGGCGACGCGCTCCGCGGGACGTGGGATGCTCGTCGACGACGACGTCCCCGAGGAAAAACGCGAGGAGATGGCCGAGGAAATGGCCGAAGAGATTCGTGAGAAGTGCCGAACGGAATGGACACCTGAATGA
- a CDS encoding type II glyceraldehyde-3-phosphate dehydrogenase → MIRVGINGYGTIGKRVADAVRDQPDMDVVGVAKTSPNYEAEQAAERGYDLYAAIEDRAHTFAEAGIETAGLVDDLVAQSDVVVDATPSGIGAQNRALYEEHDTPAIYQGGEDADVADVSFNARSNYDDAVDADHVRVVSCNTTGLSRLLAPLREAYGVEKVRATLVRRGGDPSQPNRGPINDALPDPISIPSHHGPDVNTIFPDLDIDTLGLKVPTTLMHVHAINVTLAAEPDGDEVRELLGEQSRITVVDEHLGIEGTGQLKEWALDRGRPRGDLWENCLWGESVTTEGSDFYCFQAIHQESDVVPENVDAIRAVTDSADAAESVATTNDALGI, encoded by the coding sequence ATGATTCGCGTCGGCATCAACGGCTACGGCACCATCGGGAAGCGCGTCGCGGACGCGGTCCGCGACCAGCCCGACATGGACGTCGTCGGCGTCGCCAAGACCAGCCCGAACTACGAGGCCGAACAGGCAGCCGAACGCGGCTACGACCTCTACGCCGCCATCGAGGACCGCGCGCACACGTTCGCGGAGGCCGGCATCGAAACCGCGGGCCTCGTCGACGACCTCGTCGCGCAGAGCGACGTCGTCGTGGACGCCACGCCCTCCGGCATCGGCGCGCAGAACCGCGCGCTCTACGAGGAGCACGACACGCCCGCCATCTACCAGGGCGGCGAGGACGCCGACGTCGCGGACGTCTCGTTCAACGCGCGCTCGAACTACGACGACGCCGTCGACGCCGACCACGTGCGCGTCGTCTCCTGCAACACGACCGGGCTCTCCCGTCTCCTCGCGCCACTCCGTGAGGCGTACGGCGTCGAGAAGGTGCGCGCGACGCTCGTGCGCCGCGGCGGCGACCCCAGCCAGCCGAACCGCGGCCCCATCAACGACGCGCTCCCGGACCCCATCTCGATTCCGAGCCACCACGGCCCCGACGTCAACACCATCTTCCCCGACCTCGACATCGACACGCTCGGGCTGAAGGTGCCGACGACGCTGATGCACGTGCACGCCATCAACGTCACGCTCGCCGCCGAACCCGACGGCGACGAGGTCCGCGAGCTGCTCGGCGAGCAGTCCCGCATCACGGTCGTCGACGAACACCTCGGCATCGAGGGCACCGGCCAGCTCAAGGAGTGGGCGCTCGACCGCGGCCGCCCCCGGGGTGACCTCTGGGAGAACTGCCTCTGGGGCGAATCCGTCACGACGGAGGGCAGCGACTTCTACTGCTTCCAGGCCATCCACCAGGAGTCCGACGTCGTCCCCGAGAACGTCGACGCGATTCGCGCGGTCACCGACAGCGCCGACGCCGCCGAGTCCGTCGCCACCACCAACGACGCCCTCGGAATCTAA
- a CDS encoding Hsp20/alpha crystallin family protein — protein sequence MRRDDRDDPFDDIFREIERMMDEMMDGTNGFEGDQSGFSTDTHVDVHETDDEVRVIADLPGVEKEDISVQCDGEQVTISASSELREYDERIGLPGPVDPRSGAASYNNGILEVTFERTGESTNIDVK from the coding sequence ATGAGACGCGACGACCGGGACGACCCATTCGACGACATCTTCCGCGAGATCGAGCGGATGATGGACGAGATGATGGACGGCACGAACGGGTTCGAGGGCGACCAGTCCGGCTTCTCGACGGACACCCACGTCGACGTCCACGAGACCGACGACGAGGTCCGCGTCATCGCCGACCTCCCGGGCGTCGAGAAGGAGGACATCTCCGTGCAGTGCGACGGCGAGCAGGTCACCATCAGCGCGAGCAGCGAGCTGCGCGAGTACGACGAACGCATCGGCCTCCCCGGCCCCGTCGACCCGCGCTCGGGTGCCGCGAGCTACAACAACGGCATCCTCGAAGTCACCTTCGAGCGCACCGGCGAGTCGACGAACATCGACGTCAAGTAG